One window of the Spea bombifrons isolate aSpeBom1 chromosome 8, aSpeBom1.2.pri, whole genome shotgun sequence genome contains the following:
- the LOC128502882 gene encoding vesicle-associated membrane protein-associated protein A-like encodes MDADINVTKADVEKNRLAVVRCMAAAGGAIMPKHEQILILDPPNELKFRGPFTDVVTTNLKLRNPSERKVCFKVKTTAPRRYCVRPNMCATKCGTIDPGATVTVSVMLQPFDYDPNEKSKHKFMVQTIFAPSNTSDMEVVWKDAKPDDLMDSKLRCVFDMPHEHEKPTHESSKLFTCLPGSKGSASMDDTETRKLVEECKRLQSEIIQLSDEKLRRVFFCELYDDVRHIGQNLPNSEEVLAPVFYMKIKIKKKLH; translated from the coding sequence AATCGTCTGGCAGTTGTGAGGTGCATGGCTGCAGCCGGCGGGGCCATAATGCCCAAGCACGAACAGATCCTCATCCTTGACCCGCCCAACGAGCTCAAATTCAGAGGTCCGTTTACGGATGTTGTCACCACAAATCTCAAGCTTCGAAATCCATCAGAAAGAAAAGTGTGTTTCAAGGTGAAAACTACAGCCCCCCGACGTTACTGTGTGCGACCAAATATGTGTGCGACCAAATGCGGTACAATAGACCCTGGGGCTACAGTAACGGTCTCTGTAATGCTACAGCCCTTCGACTATGACCCAAATGAAAAGAGTAAACATAAGTTCATGGTACAGACAATATTTGCACCGTCAAATACATCAGATATGGAAGTCGTGTGGAAAGACGCAAAGCCTGATGATCTTATGGATTCAAAATTAAGATGCGTGTTTGACATGCCACACGAACATGAGAAGCCGACACATGAATCTTCTAAACTCTTTACCTGTCTGCCTGGATCAAAAGGCAGTGCTTCCATGGATGATACTGAAACACGGAAGCTAGTGGAGGAATGTAAGAGACTTCAGTCTGAAATAATACAGCTGTCAGATGAAAAACTCCGCCGTGTCTTCTTCTGTGAACTCTATGATGACGTAAGACACATTGGCCAGAACCTGCCAAATTCAGAAGAGGTTTTAGCACCGGTTTTTTATatgaagataaaaataaaaaaaaaacttcactgA